DNA sequence from the Thiosulfativibrio zosterae genome:
CTTGGGGGTTTTGGATGCCAATATGAAAAGGCTGGCCGTGTTTGCTGCCAATAATACGCATATCGCCACCAATATCGACGATGGCATTTTGAATGCCGTTTTGTTTGAGGGTGTTAATGGCAAGGTCTAACGCCAGCCCCTTGGCATTGCCGCCAAAATCTAAAGAAACCTTGGGATTGCGACATTGAAGTTGATTGCCCACAAAAGACACATCGGCAATCGATGGATGCTGAGCTAGCCAATCTTGCAAAGCTGATTTGCTGGGCGGTGGGCCTTGCCAATTTTCGCCGTGAAATCCCCATAACTTAATCAGACTGCCGATGCCAGGGTCAAATAAATACCCAGATTCTTTGGCGAGGGTTTGCGATTTAAGCACAAAGTTTTTGACGGAATCGGCCACTTCAATAGGTTGTTGTGCGGCAATGGCTTGATTAATTTTACTGAGAATACCGCCCTTGTCCCAGGCATGCCAGTCTTGATGAAACTGATAAAATTCTGCTTCAATCGCTTTGATGGCCAGCTGAGCTTCTTGCACTTGTTGCGGGTTTTCAGGAAATAAACTCAAATTAACTTCGGTACCAAAGACCAGTATTTGGTGTTTAATAGGCTGGGGAGTGGAGGGGCTGCAACCCAATAACAGCAGCAGTCCGCTGAGCAGGGCGAGTTGAGCGATAAAGCGCATGAATACTGGCATGGGAATTCTTTGGTCTAATGATTTGGACAATATGATAAATTAATCGTCGCGACAGCATTGCAAAATTGAATATTTCGGGCGTAAATTCAGCGAATTTTAACCAGGCCTGGTCAAAATTGGGGGCAAAATGGCACATCAACACAACCATCATTCCGGCAAAGCTGAGCAGGCTCACTCGCACGACCATCATGGCCATCACCATCATCACGACCACAGTCATTTAACCGGCACTAAATTGCTGATCACCATTGTGCTCAATGTGGTGATTACGGTTGCCCAAGTGATTGGGGGATTAATTTCGGGCAGTTTGGCCTTGTTGTCGGATGCCTTGCATAACTTCAGTGATGTGGTGGCCCTGGTGGTGGTTTATGTTGCCAATCGGATTGCTAAGCGCGCACCCACCGCCCATAAAACCTTTGGCTATAAGCGTGCCGAAGTGCTGGCGGCTTTATTCAATGCCGCTATTTTGGTGGGCATAGGTGTTTTGTTGGTGTTTGAAGCCATTGACAAATTTTTTCATCCGCAAGCGATTGAAGGCGTTTGGGTCATTGCGTTAGCGATACTCAGCATTATTTTGAATTGGGTCAGTGTGATGCTCATTGCCAAGGATGCCGAAGACAACACCAATATTAAAGCGGCCTATTTGCATTTGTTAACCGATGTAATGACTTCGGTGGGGGTGTTGATCAGCGGAATTTTAATTTGGGCGTATCAACTCTATTGGGTGGATGCTTTAATGACCATTATCATTGCAATTTATCTGATTTATGCGTCTTGGGATTTATTGCGCCAAACCGCCAGTGTGTTGATGTTGTTTACACCGGCGGGCGTGGATGTAGACCAACTGGTGGCGTTGGTAGATGAGTTTGAAGAAATTGACAATATCCATCACATTCATATTTGGCAGTTAGACGACCATGAAATTCACCTGGAAGCCCATCTAGATTTTAAAGAGGACTTACCGCTCAGCCAAGTGACCCAAATCGTGCAAACCCTAGAGGCCCAAATCAAGGCGCATTGTCGTATTAATCATTTTAACTTTCAAACCGAATTTGGGCGCGCAGACTGCAAAGACTTAATTAACCAAGCTACTTAAGTTTCTCTAGCGTTTGAGTTTTGGGTTTAAAACCCTAAGCGATCTTCTAGTTTATCCAAGGCGACTTGGGCACAAGCTTCGTCTTTTTCGCCACCCGGTGCGCCACTCACGCCAATTGCGCCAATGCGACTGCCGCCGCTGATAATGGGTAAACCACCCACCATCATCAAAATACCTTCAACATGATTGAGTTCAGGGCGAATATCCCCGCGTTGCGCGCGAAAGTCGCCCGACTTTAAACCCGACATAATGGTGGCATTGGCTTTTTCTTCAGCAATTTGTAAAGTGAATTTAGAGGCAAAATCATCTCGCAAAGCCACCCGTTGATTGCCATGTTTGTCCACGACCACCGCACTCACCGAATAGCCTTTTTCTCGACAGGCCATAATGGCTTCTGAAGCCAAGTCGCGTGCTAAAGTCATGCCAATATTGCGTTCTTCAAGCACTTCGGTTGCACTGGCTGTCAGCGGCATCAAACATAAAAACGCTAAGCTAAGATGGACAGATTTTTGTAGCAACATAGATAACTCCTTTACCAGATTTCATCAAACTAACATTCAATCACACTCACGGCTAAACCACCCAGCGAGGTTTCTTTAAATTTGTGCGACATTTCTAAACCGGTTTGTTTCATCGCATCAATACAACCATCTAAAGGCATAAAATGCTCGCCGTTACCTCGCAAAGCTAAAGATGTCGCGGTGTAGGCTTTGATTGCGCCAAAACCATTGCGCTCAATGCAAGGCACTTGTACCAAGCCTTTTACAGGATCGCAGGTCATGCCTAAATGATGCTCTAAGGCAATTTCGGCGGCGTTTTCAATTTGCTCAGCTGTGCCACCGCGCACGGCGCAGAGTCCCGCCGCCGCCATGGCCGATGCCGAACCGACTTCTGCCTGACAACCCAGTTCTGCGCCAGAGATAGAGCTGCGATATTTAATAATCGCACCGATGGCACTGGCGGTCAGTAAAAACTCACGCACCTGTTCTGGCGTGCCGTTTTCGTGATGTACAAAATAATACAATACCGCCGGAATAACGCCCGCCGCACCATTGGTGGGGGCGGTCACCACCATGCTGCCCGCGGCATTTTCTTCATTCACCGCCATGGCATAAGCGCACAGCCAGTCGTTTAAACTCACGCCCACTGGGTTTTGAATGGCATCAAAGAGTGCCTTGGCGCGGCGTTTAACCTTGAGCCCGCCGGGTAAAATGCCCTCTGTTTTCAGACCACTTTGCACACAGGTTTGCATGGCTTGCCAAATGCGATCCAATCCGGCATTGAGCTCTGCTGCGGTTAAATATTGCAACTCATTGGTTTGTTTCATCTGCGCCAAGCTTAAACCAGAGGATTTAGCCATTTTAAGCATTTCTTTGGCGGAGGTCAGCGGATAAATACAACTGGTGCAAGCGCCAGAGCGTGCGGTGATGACATTAGGATTTTGCATCTCCTGCAAAGTGGTGATAAAACCACCGCCAATTGAAAAATAGGTTTCGCTTAGGCACGCATCTTCGCCATGAGTCAGGGTCAAAATCATGCCATTAGGATGTTCGGCAAGCGGTGGGCCTTGGTCGAAAATAATGTCATTTTTAGGATTAAATTGGATGTTATTTAAAGGTAAGTGCGTAGATTGCCATAGAGAGTCAATGAGTGTGGTCACTTCTTGTTCAGCCAGCTCTAAAGGCGTGTAACCATGAAGTCCTAAAACCACGGCTTTATCAGTCGCGTGTCCTTTGCCAGTAAAAGACAGCGACCCTTTTAAAGTGCATTGCAGTTTTAACTGCGAAGTGGGCGGGTGGGTTGCCAGAAAATCGGCTATCAAAGTCATAAACTGATTCGCCGCTAACATCGGCCCCATGGTATGAGAACTGGAAGGTCCTATGCCAATTTTAAACAACGATAAAACACTGACAAACATGGCAAACCCTCATCAACAAAAGCGTGAAACTTGATTCTAAAAGGGAAGCGAGCAAAAGTCACGAGGGTTTTAGAGAAGATTTATCATTTAAAAGCGCAAAGGTTTGTTGAAAATGTTCGCTGTCGCCCAGTAGCTTGATGAAGACAGCGCTGAGTTGTAGGTCTTCAGTGTGGCTTTCTGTTGGGTGGTATAAACGGTCACCAATAATGGGATAGCCGGCTTGTGACAGGTGAATGCGAATTTGGTGTTTGCGACCGGTTTCGATATTCACCTCTACCAAAGAACGCTTGCGCTCGACATCAAACGCTAAACGCTTGGCGTGACTGATGGCGGGTTTACCATTGACGGGGGAATCATAATCTTGCGGATTTTCTGGAAACTCGCCTGCCACCCAGGCCTGGTAGATTTTAACGATTTTTCGCGCTTCAAACAGCTTGCGCAAGGCCACGGCGGTTTGGTGCGAGTGGGCAACCAGCATCAGTCCGTCGGTGGCCTTGTCTAGGCGGTGAATCATTAAGCAGGGTTGATTGGTTTTGCCCGGCACATTCAGTTGAATCCAACGATTGAGGGTATTGTGGTCGCTCCACTTAGATCCCTGCGAGCGCATGCCTTTGGGTTTTATCCACACGCTGTAATCGCCTAGGTCAGCAAATAATTGGGGATCGCTGACGCTTTCATTGAGCACTTTTTCGTCATAGTACAAATACAAAATATTGCCAGCTTGCAAGGACTTTTTGGCACGGCGCAGGCGTTGCGGTTTGCTGTCTTCTGCATTCAAAGCCAGCCAAACCGCACCTTTTTGCATGACGGTTTTGAGATGTTGTTTGGAAAGCCCGAGCGTTTCTGGCATGGCCGCTAGCGCATCAATGGCGCTGATGCCATCTTGAGTGATCAGCAACTGTGCTTCAAATGGTGAATGCATTATTGGGCTCGCACCGAGAAAGTATCGGTTGCTTTTAATTTAAGCACCTGCGCATTGGGCGTTTTGTGGTCGAGTAGCCATGCCATTTCGCTTTCGAGATCGGCATCGTCCAGCACTTTTTGCCAAACGCGGGCATCGGCATTCCAGCGATAGCCGCGGGCGCGCAACAGGTCTTTAATGTCAAACGGCGCACCCGCGGCTTTAACCAGTGATTTGGCTTTGCGCACCATAGGCAATAATGCGCCCAAAGCGGGTTGTTGGGTTTCACCAATTGGGCAAGACAGCAGTTGGGTGAGGGCTTGCACATCGTCTAGCGCACGATGCGCATCGTAGAAAAACTGTCCGACTTTCCAACACAAAAATTCTTGGCTTTTGGAACCCACGCCAGCCAAGCCCAACCAATCAATTTGCGCGACCGAACAGCCCCAAACTTTTTGGCTAAAAATATCGTGGTAGCGTTCCACCACTGGGCGGTCAAACCCGGCATTGTGCGCCACAATCAATTGCACATCAGCCATTTGTGCTGCCACAAAATCCCAGTCAATGTGATGGCCTTCAACATCCTTATCGGTTAACCCCGTGACCGAGGTGACTTCGGCACTGATGTGACCTTCGGGTTCGTTTAAAAAGTTTTGACTTTCTAGCACACGGTATAAATAACCCTGCGAATCAAATTCCACAATTTGATAGCCCAGTTCAATCACCTCACACACTGCTGTGTCGAGCCCGGTGGTTTCGGTATCTAAAAAGCACACCTTGTGCAAGGGCGTGGTAGTATCGGGGCTATTGAAAAGTGTTTTGGGTTGCAGACGGCTCAACACTTGAAAATCGGGCGAGGCGCTGAGTTGTTGCAGGCAGTGGTTAATATCGGGGGTTGCGGTCATGGATGGGCTCGGTGGGTCAGTTGTAATAACCACAATTTTAGCCGATATTGCCAGCGCACAAAAGTTGCTAGCCATAAAAGTTGTATTTGAGTGCTGAAAGAACCGTGATAACTCAAGCGACATTCCAGCCACAAAAAATGTCCATGTTGCTGAATTTTGAAAAGGCTAAGGTTATCAACCTTGTCGGGCCAATGTTGTGAAAGGGCTTTGGGCACATAACCCAGCAGACTATCGTTAAACCAAATTTTCAGAGCGTGGGCATCATATGGATTATCGGGTTCGGCTTGAATGCTCAATGGCGAATTTGGCTGTAATTGGTTAGACGCAAAACATGCCGCCGCATCATAATAAAAAGTGCCTTTAATCGGAAACCTTAAACTTTGAGGTCTTGCCAGCATTTATTTATCCCGTAAGAATGTCTAAAATGAAGTTTGCAATATAGCAAAGTCGAGTCAAACCATGTCAAATAAAGTCAATTCTCATGCTGTCCTGTCAAACCGCTTGGCAGTTTCTATCTCCGGTTCAGGCGGCAGCGGTGCGCTGACCACGGGGCAGATTTTGTTAAATGCCTTTGGTCTTGCTGGTTTTTATGGCGTGATGAATCGCTCGTCTGGCCCGCAAATTCGTGGTGGCGAATCGGCGGTGATGTTGTCCTTGTCTGACCAACCGCTTGAACTTTTGCCTGATGTGTTTCAAGTGCACTTTGCCTTAGATTGGCGCAACTTTGAACGCTTTGCCGATGAAATTCCGCTTAATCAAAATAGCTGGGTTTTTTTCGATAATTCTCGCGAAAAACCACCAGGCCTGGTTGAAAAAAGTGGTGCAAAGGTGCTGGGTTTGAATTTAAGTGCTACCTTAAAAGATTTGCCTGATGGGCGTGCTAATATGTTGGCTTTGGGCATTTTGGCAGCGTGGGTTGGATTGGATATTGCTGTTTGCGAACAGGCGTTGCGCAAAACGCTGGGAAAAAAGGGCGATGCGGTATTGAGTTCGTCGCTGGCGGCTTTGCAAGCGGGTCAGGCTTTGCTATTAGCCAAGTTGCCATCGCAAAATGTTTTGGCTAACTGGCAAGCGCAACCCGCATCTAAGTGGTTGATGTCCGGCAACGAGGCAGTCGGTTTGGGTGCTTTGCAAGGTGGCGTTAGATTTGCGGCGGCTTACCCGATTACACCAGCCACTGAAATTGTGGAATATTTAGCGCCCCGAATTGAAAAACTGGGTGGTCACTTATTGATAGCCGAAGACGAATTGGCCGCCATTAATATGGTTATCGGTGCTAGTTTTGGTGGCGTGCCGGCCATGACATCCACTTCGGGCCCTGGGTTTTCCTTAATGACCGAAGCCATGGGCTTGGCAATTGCCAGCGAAACGCCTGTGCTGGTGGTGAATGTAATGCGTGGTGGGCCTTCGACTGGCATTCCCACCAAGTCTGAGCAAACTGACCTCAATCAAATTTTATACGGATTTCATGGCGAAGCACCCCATGTGGTGCTTGCGCCCATCAGCATTGCCGATTGTGCGCCCTGTGCTTTTTGGGCCACCGGCTTGGCAGAAGCCTTGCAAACGCTGGTGGTTTTAATCAGCGACCAGCGCATTGGGCAGTCTAAAGCCATTTTAGAACCCCTAACCTTTAGTGACCAACCCTTGAAGCGCCAAACATTAGCGCAAGGGGAGCTCAGCGACTATCAACGCTATGCCTTGACTGAATCCAGTATTTCGCCCATGTCGGAACCTGGCCTGATGGAAGGCATTTATACCGCGGATGGACTGGAACATAATCCATCGGGTTTGCCTTCCTCGCAAGCCCTTGACCATCAGCAACAACTTCATAAGCGTGCCGCCAAACTCAATCAATTTGATTATGGCGAGCACTGGGCTTGGAGTAAAGCCTATGCTGTGCCCAACTCAGCTCGACAAATCTGTTTAGTCACTTGGGGTTCTAGCACGGCGGTGTGCCAAGAAGCCGCTTTGCAAATGCAAACTGCAAGAGTCAGTGTGCAGGTGTTGGCCTTGCGATTGTTGATGCCGCTGCAGGTGGCTGAGATTCAAACGATTTGCAAAAACCAAGAGGTTTGGGTGGTTGAACAATCAGCTTCAGGACAATTTATTCACTATTTGTGGTCGCAACAGGCCATTCCAGCCACAGCGCAATCAATTGCTCAAGCAGGGCCTTTGATGATTTCGGTACGGCAAATTTTGGATGCTATTTTGGGAGAAAACCATGAGTGATTCATCTACCTTAGACATCCCGGTGCAAGTGACCACACCTATTTTAAAACCCAATGATTATTTGTCTAACAATCACCCGGTTTGGTGCCCGGGGTGTGGGCACTTTTTTGTGCTGCGCGCGCTCACCAAAGCCTTGGCTTGGCTTAAAATTCCCAATGAGCAAATCGGTTTGATTTCGGGGATTGGCTGTTCGTCACGCTTGCCTGCCTATATGAATGTCTATGGATTTCATGGGGTGCATGGTCGTGCTCTAGCCATGGCAGCCGGTTTAAAAATGGCGCGCCCAGAATTGACGGTTTTGGTGGCGGGCGGTGATGGCGATGGCTATTCGATTGGCGGCAATCACTTTTTGCACGCCTGTCGGCGTAATATGGATATGACCTATATCGTAATGGATAACGAAGTTTATGGCATGACCAAGGGTCAACCTTCGCCGACCACAGCACCGGATTGGCACAGCAAACTTGCCCCTCTAGGCACCGGCATTAACGCCTTTAATCCGCTGGGCATTGCATTGGCAGCGGGGGCGAGTTTTATTGCACGCGGCTATGCGGGCGACCCGAATGCACTCACGCAAATTTTGACGCAAGCCATTCAACATAAAGGCTTTTCACTGGTGGAAATCAAAAGCCCTTGTGTGACTTTTAGACCGGAACAAAAAGCCTGGCAAAAATCTATGCGTTCCATGAATGTTGAACCCACCGACGATAAACAAATCGCCGCGCACCATTTAGCGGGTTCAGACGGCTTTGACACGGGCATTTTTTATCAAGCCGATTTGGCAGTGTATCCCGGTGACAGCCTTGCGCCAAATCCTGAGTCTTCGACCGCGTTGACAAAATTACTGGCAGAGGTCACTTTATGAAAATTACCCGCGGACATTTAGGCGCTCAAGCCACTCGCAAACCCGCCAAAAACTTTGGTTGGGTGCTCGCCAGTATTGATGACATGATTGAAGAAACGCGCTATTTTTGTAACGCCTTTTCGCAAACCCTGCGAGCACATCACAATGAAATGGCGGCCAATATTTTTGAACAAGCCGCCCTGGGATTTGAACAAGAAGCGCAACTCTTAGAAAGACACAAAGAAGGCAAGATTCTGCCAGATATCGCGCCCTGGGAAATGCCACACCCCGACTATGAACATCCGGTGAATTGGTTGATGGACGCGGATTATCTCATTAACGAAGCTCAAGCGTGGAAGCTGGTTGAAAGGCTGGTGCAAATTCATCACTGCTATTACAACCACCTCAAAGCAACCCACAATATCGCCGAAACCCTCAGCTTGGTGAGCGAGTTGCAAAGCCATTGTTATCATTGTGTAGAACAAGCCAGACACGCCCAACAAATAAGTTCGTCATCACTCACACCCAGCGATCTTGATCCACCATTAGACCAGAGTTAGGCATGCATTTATTGTTACCCAGTAATGTCGTTTTGAGTGTACGGCGAACGACGCGACAAGATTCTGTGGCTTTAAAAGTCACCCTTGATCGCAATACTTTGTTGGTGCCTAAACGCTTTTCGGATAAAAAAGTTCAGGCGTTTATTCAAGAGCAGTTGACTTGGATTGAGCAAAGCATTCATAAACAACGATTGCGTTTGCCTGCGCCGCAGTTAGAGGCTGAGTTGAATCAGGTGATGCGTTATGGGGAAGTCTTTCATATTGAGTTTGAGGCAGACATTAACACTTGTGTTTGGGATGATGTATCAAAGCTTGTTTTTGTGCCCAAAACCCTCCAAAATCAACCAGGCCTGGTTAAAAATACCTTAAAAAAAGCCTTGTTAAATGACATTTCTCAAACTTTGCCCGCCCAAACTTTACGCTGGGCAGAGCGCATGGGGGTGGCAAAACAATTGGGAAATATAACCATCAAAAACTACAAGTCGCGCTGGGGCAGTTGCACCCACGATGGTCGAGTGCAATTTAATTGGCGGCTGGTATTTTTTGCGCCAGAGGTGATTGATTATGTGATTATTCACGAGTTGGCGCATTTAACTCATCTTAACCATTCCAAAGCTTTTTGGGCTGAAGTGGCGCGTTTTTGCCCAAACTATAAAACCCATCAAGCCACACTCAAGCAGCAATCTAGGCAAGCCATGGCATTCTAATGTCATTTTTCAAGCTTGCTTCACTATGCAAACCCGTCATATCTATTACAATGCAACTTCTTAGTTTTTATGGGAAGCCAATATGTCATCAGAAACGCCTGTCATCAACGAAACGCTCATGGAGCAAAATACTGAAAATCTTCCTGAAGCTCCCTCTCAAAAAACTGTGACCTATGCCGGATTTTGGAAGCGGACCTTGGCGTTTTTATTGGATTATATTGTGATGATGGTGCTGATAATTGTGTTTTCATTTGGTATGGGGATGATGATGGCGCATAACGGCGTGGACGCGACTGCCGATGATACGCTGGCGTTGTTTGATGCACTCATGCAGTTGGTGGTTTTGATGCTGGGCTGGTTATATTTTGGCGTGCTGGAATCTTCTAAATACCAAGCGACTTTGGGCAAGCTACTCATTGGGCTTAAGGTGACAGATATTCACGGTGAGCGTTTAAGTTTTTGGCGTGCCACAGGGCGACATTTTGGAAAATACCTGTCCTTTTTATTGGTCGGAATTGGATTTTTGATGGTGGCTTTTACCCGACGCAAACAAGGCTTGCATGATTTTATGGCCAGTTGTTTGGTGATTAATAATCCGCACTGAATTCGAGGGAAAAAGTTTTATGCAAACCATTCACATTACCGCCAACAGTCGTTTAAG
Encoded proteins:
- a CDS encoding pseudouridine synthase family protein, which produces MHSPFEAQLLITQDGISAIDALAAMPETLGLSKQHLKTVMQKGAVWLALNAEDSKPQRLRRAKKSLQAGNILYLYYDEKVLNESVSDPQLFADLGDYSVWIKPKGMRSQGSKWSDHNTLNRWIQLNVPGKTNQPCLMIHRLDKATDGLMLVAHSHQTAVALRKLFEARKIVKIYQAWVAGEFPENPQDYDSPVNGKPAISHAKRLAFDVERKRSLVEVNIETGRKHQIRIHLSQAGYPIIGDRLYHPTESHTEDLQLSAVFIKLLGDSEHFQQTFALLNDKSSLKPS
- a CDS encoding FAD:protein FMN transferase, which gives rise to MPVFMRFIAQLALLSGLLLLLGCSPSTPQPIKHQILVFGTEVNLSLFPENPQQVQEAQLAIKAIEAEFYQFHQDWHAWDKGGILSKINQAIAAQQPIEVADSVKNFVLKSQTLAKESGYLFDPGIGSLIKLWGFHGENWQGPPPSKSALQDWLAQHPSIADVSFVGNQLQCRNPKVSLDFGGNAKGLALDLAINTLKQNGIQNAIVDIGGDMRIIGSKHGQPFHIGIQNPQAPEQAIASLDLQGDESVVTSGTYQRFFEWQGQRFSHILDPRTAQPASVFASVTVIHPDATRADAAATALMIAGKDWQTVALNMGISQVFIIDTQGNFFFTPQMRQRIKLL
- a CDS encoding 2-oxoacid:acceptor oxidoreductase subunit alpha, translating into MSNKVNSHAVLSNRLAVSISGSGGSGALTTGQILLNAFGLAGFYGVMNRSSGPQIRGGESAVMLSLSDQPLELLPDVFQVHFALDWRNFERFADEIPLNQNSWVFFDNSREKPPGLVEKSGAKVLGLNLSATLKDLPDGRANMLALGILAAWVGLDIAVCEQALRKTLGKKGDAVLSSSLAALQAGQALLLAKLPSQNVLANWQAQPASKWLMSGNEAVGLGALQGGVRFAAAYPITPATEIVEYLAPRIEKLGGHLLIAEDELAAINMVIGASFGGVPAMTSTSGPGFSLMTEAMGLAIASETPVLVVNVMRGGPSTGIPTKSEQTDLNQILYGFHGEAPHVVLAPISIADCAPCAFWATGLAEALQTLVVLISDQRIGQSKAILEPLTFSDQPLKRQTLAQGELSDYQRYALTESSISPMSEPGLMEGIYTADGLEHNPSGLPSSQALDHQQQLHKRAAKLNQFDYGEHWAWSKAYAVPNSARQICLVTWGSSTAVCQEAALQMQTARVSVQVLALRLLMPLQVAEIQTICKNQEVWVVEQSASGQFIHYLWSQQAIPATAQSIAQAGPLMISVRQILDAILGENHE
- a CDS encoding M48 family metallopeptidase, with amino-acid sequence MHLLLPSNVVLSVRRTTRQDSVALKVTLDRNTLLVPKRFSDKKVQAFIQEQLTWIEQSIHKQRLRLPAPQLEAELNQVMRYGEVFHIEFEADINTCVWDDVSKLVFVPKTLQNQPGLVKNTLKKALLNDISQTLPAQTLRWAERMGVAKQLGNITIKNYKSRWGSCTHDGRVQFNWRLVFFAPEVIDYVIIHELAHLTHLNHSKAFWAEVARFCPNYKTHQATLKQQSRQAMAF
- a CDS encoding GlcG/HbpS family heme-binding protein, translated to MLLQKSVHLSLAFLCLMPLTASATEVLEERNIGMTLARDLASEAIMACREKGYSVSAVVVDKHGNQRVALRDDFASKFTLQIAEEKANATIMSGLKSGDFRAQRGDIRPELNHVEGILMMVGGLPIISGGSRIGAIGVSGAPGGEKDEACAQVALDKLEDRLGF
- a CDS encoding L-serine ammonia-lyase, with the translated sequence MFVSVLSLFKIGIGPSSSHTMGPMLAANQFMTLIADFLATHPPTSQLKLQCTLKGSLSFTGKGHATDKAVVLGLHGYTPLELAEQEVTTLIDSLWQSTHLPLNNIQFNPKNDIIFDQGPPLAEHPNGMILTLTHGEDACLSETYFSIGGGFITTLQEMQNPNVITARSGACTSCIYPLTSAKEMLKMAKSSGLSLAQMKQTNELQYLTAAELNAGLDRIWQAMQTCVQSGLKTEGILPGGLKVKRRAKALFDAIQNPVGVSLNDWLCAYAMAVNEENAAGSMVVTAPTNGAAGVIPAVLYYFVHHENGTPEQVREFLLTASAIGAIIKYRSSISGAELGCQAEVGSASAMAAAGLCAVRGGTAEQIENAAEIALEHHLGMTCDPVKGLVQVPCIERNGFGAIKAYTATSLALRGNGEHFMPLDGCIDAMKQTGLEMSHKFKETSLGGLAVSVIEC
- a CDS encoding HIRAN domain-containing protein, producing MLARPQSLRFPIKGTFYYDAAACFASNQLQPNSPLSIQAEPDNPYDAHALKIWFNDSLLGYVPKALSQHWPDKVDNLSLFKIQQHGHFLWLECRLSYHGSFSTQIQLLWLATFVRWQYRLKLWLLQLTHRAHP
- a CDS encoding cation diffusion facilitator family transporter; protein product: MAHQHNHHSGKAEQAHSHDHHGHHHHHDHSHLTGTKLLITIVLNVVITVAQVIGGLISGSLALLSDALHNFSDVVALVVVYVANRIAKRAPTAHKTFGYKRAEVLAALFNAAILVGIGVLLVFEAIDKFFHPQAIEGVWVIALAILSIILNWVSVMLIAKDAEDNTNIKAAYLHLLTDVMTSVGVLISGILIWAYQLYWVDALMTIIIAIYLIYASWDLLRQTASVLMLFTPAGVDVDQLVALVDEFEEIDNIHHIHIWQLDDHEIHLEAHLDFKEDLPLSQVTQIVQTLEAQIKAHCRINHFNFQTEFGRADCKDLINQAT
- a CDS encoding RDD family protein; amino-acid sequence: MSSETPVINETLMEQNTENLPEAPSQKTVTYAGFWKRTLAFLLDYIVMMVLIIVFSFGMGMMMAHNGVDATADDTLALFDALMQLVVLMLGWLYFGVLESSKYQATLGKLLIGLKVTDIHGERLSFWRATGRHFGKYLSFLLVGIGFLMVAFTRRKQGLHDFMASCLVINNPH
- a CDS encoding 3'-5' exonuclease — translated: MTATPDINHCLQQLSASPDFQVLSRLQPKTLFNSPDTTTPLHKVCFLDTETTGLDTAVCEVIELGYQIVEFDSQGYLYRVLESQNFLNEPEGHISAEVTSVTGLTDKDVEGHHIDWDFVAAQMADVQLIVAHNAGFDRPVVERYHDIFSQKVWGCSVAQIDWLGLAGVGSKSQEFLCWKVGQFFYDAHRALDDVQALTQLLSCPIGETQQPALGALLPMVRKAKSLVKAAGAPFDIKDLLRARGYRWNADARVWQKVLDDADLESEMAWLLDHKTPNAQVLKLKATDTFSVRAQ
- a CDS encoding 2-oxoacid:ferredoxin oxidoreductase subunit beta, producing MSDSSTLDIPVQVTTPILKPNDYLSNNHPVWCPGCGHFFVLRALTKALAWLKIPNEQIGLISGIGCSSRLPAYMNVYGFHGVHGRALAMAAGLKMARPELTVLVAGGDGDGYSIGGNHFLHACRRNMDMTYIVMDNEVYGMTKGQPSPTTAPDWHSKLAPLGTGINAFNPLGIALAAGASFIARGYAGDPNALTQILTQAIQHKGFSLVEIKSPCVTFRPEQKAWQKSMRSMNVEPTDDKQIAAHHLAGSDGFDTGIFYQADLAVYPGDSLAPNPESSTALTKLLAEVTL